A stretch of uncultured Campylobacter sp. DNA encodes these proteins:
- a CDS encoding PH domain-containing protein, with amino-acid sequence MGYVESNLLNGENVIAKAKIHRAVFISAIIILIPAIVGIINKDDRLSFICFGGFIAALIHGFIVLKTNELAITNQRIIGKKGLISRETVELKYEKIESISVMQSILGRILKFGTIVVRGTGGTAVSFQFIANPVAFKNKAMEKIG; translated from the coding sequence ATGGGTTACGTAGAGTCTAACCTTCTAAATGGCGAAAATGTGATTGCTAAAGCCAAAATTCACCGGGCGGTTTTTATCTCCGCTATCATCATATTAATTCCCGCGATAGTTGGAATCATAAATAAAGACGATAGACTTTCATTCATATGCTTTGGCGGTTTTATAGCGGCGCTAATTCACGGGTTTATTGTTTTAAAAACAAACGAGCTCGCTATCACAAATCAGCGTATAATCGGCAAAAAGGGTCTTATTAGTCGTGAAACGGTGGAACTGAAATATGAAAAAATCGAAAGCATATCCGTAATGCAGAGTATCTTGGGACGAATTTTAAAATTCGGCACCATAGTGGTGCGAGGTACCGGCGGCACTGCGGTTAGTTTCCAATTTATCGCTAATCCCGTAGCGTTTAAAAACAAGGCGATGGAAAAGATCGGCTAG
- a CDS encoding ABC transporter ATP-binding protein — translation MSCSLKAYGISAKNGEREIFRGVNLSVGHKEKVAILGANGQGKTSLLQILGGLRQWGEGEIELFSEKLECVEDFAKFRHEIGFLFQNSDDQFLCASVFEDVAFSLRAQNERLKRARNVEQRRGIFSKFFSRKAEILRQGSENDHLKKLEILSEEQIERKVLETLWRLGIEHLRERVPFHLSGGEKKLVALAGALVCEPRILLLDEPTTALDEAMQERVAGILAGLDVSEIIVSHDKNFIDKIADKIYYLKSNGLYESP, via the coding sequence ATGAGTTGCTCGCTTAAGGCGTATGGAATAAGCGCTAAAAACGGCGAGCGAGAAATTTTTCGCGGCGTAAATTTGAGCGTAGGGCATAAGGAAAAAGTAGCGATCTTGGGCGCGAACGGGCAGGGCAAGACGAGCCTGCTTCAAATTTTAGGCGGCCTAAGGCAATGGGGCGAGGGTGAGATCGAGCTTTTCAGCGAGAAGCTTGAGTGTGTGGAGGATTTTGCAAAATTTCGCCACGAGATCGGGTTTTTATTTCAAAACAGCGACGATCAATTTTTGTGCGCGAGCGTGTTTGAGGACGTCGCATTTAGCCTGCGTGCGCAAAATGAGCGGTTAAAACGAGCACGAAATGTGGAGCAAAGGCGTGGAATTTTTTCTAAATTTTTTAGTCGTAAGGCGGAAATTTTAAGGCAGGGCAGCGAAAACGATCATCTAAAAAAGCTTGAAATTTTAAGTGAAGAGCAGATCGAGCGCAAGGTGCTGGAGACGCTGTGGCGCTTGGGCATCGAACATCTGCGCGAGCGAGTGCCCTTTCATCTAAGCGGCGGCGAGAAAAAACTGGTGGCGCTTGCGGGTGCGCTGGTGTGCGAGCCTAGGATACTGCTACTGGACGAGCCTACGACGGCACTTGATGAGGCGATGCAGGAGCGCGTGGCGGGGATCTTGGCGGGGCTTGACGTAAGCGAAATCATCGTTTCGCACGATAAAAATTTCATCGATAAAATCGCGGATAAAATCTATTATTTAAAATCTAACGGGCTATATGAAAGCCCATGA
- a CDS encoding energy-coupling factor transporter transmembrane component T, translating into MSPAVSLLVFFIFSFGVGLSGQLYAAFFAPPLLLFALKISIARAVCTRLAVLNIFAILSALSPAIVSNYELAGVIFLRANLIMAFAILLFYGKDEYFFARGFYGLGLGEKLSSLVYCCGRFVNFLRSDLARLQVLLRMRGFVGTSGIFTYKIYANLIGILAISALEQARNLSLVMSARGFCGRLFYERREGLSISEASFLAFVLACVSIKIGAIL; encoded by the coding sequence ATGAGCCCTGCCGTATCGCTGCTCGTGTTTTTCATCTTCAGCTTCGGCGTCGGACTTAGCGGGCAGCTTTATGCGGCGTTTTTTGCCCCGCCGCTACTTCTTTTTGCGCTTAAAATTTCGATTGCACGCGCGGTCTGCACAAGGCTTGCGGTATTAAATATCTTTGCTATTTTAAGCGCGTTAAGCCCCGCCATAGTCAGCAACTACGAGCTTGCGGGCGTGATATTTTTGCGCGCTAATTTGATAATGGCGTTTGCGATTTTGCTATTTTACGGCAAGGACGAATATTTTTTCGCGCGCGGATTTTACGGGCTCGGGCTCGGCGAAAAGCTAAGCTCTTTGGTGTATTGCTGTGGGCGATTCGTAAATTTTTTACGCTCGGATCTCGCGAGACTGCAAGTACTTTTGCGCATGCGCGGATTTGTAGGGACGAGCGGAATTTTCACTTATAAAATTTATGCGAATTTGATCGGGATTTTAGCGATTTCGGCACTTGAGCAAGCAAGGAATTTAAGCTTGGTGATGAGCGCGCGAGGGTTTTGCGGTAGGCTATTTTACGAACGTCGCGAGGGCTTGAGCATCTCGGAGGCGTCATTTTTGGCGTTCGTGCTGGCGTGCGTATCTATTAAAATCGGAGCTATCTTATGA
- the cbiM gene encoding cobalt transporter CbiM: MHISEGVLSAPVLLAGWAVTAPAVAAILWRVRQSEIPRIACFSALFFVASFVHLPVGVSSMHLMLSGFVGAFLGSRAILAIFVALFLQGVFFGFGGLSVLGVNTAVIGFPAVLGGLFAAASKAQELKARTQKIYLFLAGFVPIVCSMLLLDLVLFISGREFFAIATLISLEGAILAVLEGIITLFALSFIAKFYGGQRQ; this comes from the coding sequence GTGCACATTAGCGAAGGAGTTTTGAGCGCGCCCGTGCTGCTCGCAGGCTGGGCGGTTACGGCGCCCGCGGTAGCGGCGATTTTATGGCGCGTAAGGCAGTCTGAGATCCCTAGGATCGCATGTTTTAGCGCGCTGTTTTTCGTCGCCTCTTTCGTGCACCTGCCCGTGGGCGTCAGCTCCATGCACCTGATGCTAAGCGGGTTCGTGGGCGCGTTTTTGGGCTCGCGCGCGATCTTGGCGATTTTCGTCGCGCTTTTTTTGCAAGGGGTGTTTTTCGGCTTCGGAGGGCTTAGCGTGCTCGGCGTAAATACCGCAGTCATCGGCTTTCCAGCGGTTTTGGGCGGGCTCTTTGCCGCCGCCTCAAAAGCGCAAGAGCTAAAAGCGCGCACGCAAAAAATTTATCTATTTTTGGCGGGCTTCGTGCCGATCGTCTGCTCGATGCTGCTTCTTGATCTCGTGCTTTTCATCAGCGGGCGGGAGTTTTTTGCTATCGCGACGCTTATCTCGCTCGAAGGCGCGATTCTAGCTGTTTTGGAAGGTATTATCACTCTTTTTGCGCTTAGCTTTATTGCGAAATTTTACGGCGGACAGAGACAATGA
- a CDS encoding DUF4198 domain-containing protein: MKAKFAFLGIFAASLAFAHFGVLTTDKNVVEDQKDATLKLNLEFSHPFLQESMNLQKPTEFGVFIDGEKKSLLGSLKEQKKGENSYFAAEFKADKPSLLAFYFDPKPYAEPAERKMIRHITKTYVDAYGAGEGWDKPLGLEAEIVPLVRPYALYAGEIFSGVFLLHGRPVPGADVEIELYNDKGYKAPSEAHVTQVVKTNGAGEFSFVMPVAGWWGFAALSEEEAAKGSEQPVNELGAVLWIKADELKK, translated from the coding sequence ATGAAGGCAAAATTTGCTTTTTTAGGAATTTTCGCGGCGAGCCTTGCATTCGCGCATTTTGGCGTTCTTACGACGGATAAAAATGTCGTAGAGGATCAAAAAGATGCTACTTTAAAGCTAAATTTGGAATTCTCCCATCCGTTTTTACAGGAGTCTATGAATCTACAAAAGCCCACAGAATTCGGCGTTTTTATTGACGGCGAGAAAAAATCGCTCCTAGGCAGCCTAAAAGAGCAGAAAAAGGGTGAAAATTCCTATTTCGCGGCGGAATTTAAAGCTGACAAGCCATCGCTTTTGGCGTTTTATTTCGATCCGAAACCCTATGCCGAGCCGGCCGAGCGCAAGATGATCCGCCATATCACCAAAACCTACGTCGATGCTTACGGCGCGGGCGAAGGCTGGGATAAGCCGCTCGGGCTAGAGGCGGAGATCGTGCCGCTAGTGCGGCCTTATGCGCTGTATGCGGGAGAGATATTTAGCGGAGTTTTTTTACTGCACGGAAGGCCCGTTCCGGGCGCGGACGTGGAGATCGAGCTATATAACGATAAGGGCTACAAAGCCCCTAGCGAGGCGCATGTCACGCAGGTCGTTAAAACCAACGGCGCGGGCGAGTTTAGCTTCGTGATGCCGGTTGCCGGCTGGTGGGGCTTTGCGGCTCTTAGCGAGGAGGAAGCCGCCAAAGGAAGCGAGCAGCCCGTAAATGAGCTGGGCGCCGTGCTTTGGATCAAAGCAGACGAGCTGAAAAAATAG
- the serS gene encoding serine--tRNA ligase: MINLKLIETNFDEFNKKLIAKKVPPQTLQSLLDAYNELKSKKTELENLQAVQNAKSKELGLAAREGKDVGTLKSQLEENKQKIQSLSELVNERGQSLEAIAACVPNIIDDDVPIGADESENVCIKKVLDPRTFDFAPKQHFELGEGLRWLDFERGVKLSGSRFTAIRGLGAKLNMALINYMIEFNNSRGFELVNMPFLVRDQILYGTGQLPKFKDDLYRVDDEEQNLYLIPTSEVTATNLFNDEILRSEELPIKLTSYSHCFRKEAGSAGRDTRGMIRQHQFEKVELVAITRPEDSAKMLEEMISCASDLLASLGLPHRHMLLCSGDLGFSAAKTVDLEVWLPGQNQYREISSISNCRDFQARRAKIRFKDGKKNSLVHTLNGSSLAVGRTLIAVMENYQRKDGSIEIPRVLEKYM; the protein is encoded by the coding sequence ATGATAAATTTAAAACTTATCGAGACGAATTTTGACGAATTTAATAAAAAACTCATCGCCAAAAAAGTCCCGCCGCAAACTCTGCAATCGCTACTGGATGCCTACAACGAGCTAAAATCTAAAAAGACGGAGTTAGAGAATCTTCAAGCCGTGCAAAATGCAAAGAGTAAGGAGCTCGGCCTCGCCGCGCGCGAGGGCAAGGACGTAGGCACGCTAAAATCGCAGCTTGAGGAAAACAAGCAAAAGATCCAAAGCCTAAGCGAGCTCGTAAATGAGCGCGGGCAGAGCCTAGAAGCGATCGCCGCGTGCGTGCCGAATATCATCGACGACGACGTGCCGATTGGCGCGGATGAGAGCGAAAACGTCTGTATCAAAAAGGTGCTTGATCCGCGCACGTTCGACTTCGCGCCCAAGCAGCACTTCGAGCTCGGCGAGGGGCTGAGATGGCTTGATTTCGAGCGCGGCGTCAAACTCAGCGGCAGCCGCTTTACCGCGATCCGCGGGTTGGGCGCAAAACTGAATATGGCTCTCATCAATTACATGATCGAATTTAACAACTCGCGCGGCTTCGAGCTCGTAAATATGCCGTTTTTGGTGCGCGATCAGATCCTCTACGGCACGGGTCAGCTGCCTAAATTTAAAGACGACCTCTACCGCGTTGACGACGAGGAGCAAAACCTCTACCTCATCCCTACGAGCGAGGTTACGGCGACGAATCTCTTCAACGATGAAATTTTACGCAGCGAGGAGCTGCCGATCAAGCTCACCAGCTACAGCCACTGCTTTCGCAAGGAAGCGGGCTCGGCGGGGCGCGATACGCGCGGCATGATCCGCCAACACCAGTTCGAAAAGGTCGAGCTCGTCGCAATCACGCGCCCAGAGGATAGCGCAAAGATGCTTGAGGAGATGATTTCATGCGCGAGTGATCTGCTAGCTAGCCTTGGCCTTCCACACAGACACATGCTGCTTTGCAGCGGCGATCTTGGCTTTAGCGCCGCAAAGACCGTGGATTTGGAGGTTTGGCTGCCAGGGCAGAACCAATACAGAGAGATCAGCTCGATCAGCAACTGTCGCGATTTTCAGGCGCGCAGAGCCAAGATTCGCTTCAAGGACGGCAAGAAAAATAGCCTCGTTCACACGCTAAACGGCTCCTCGCTCGCGGTCGGTCGCACGCTGATCGCGGTGATGGAAAACTACCAGCGCAAGGACGGCAGCATCGAAATCCCACGCGTTTTAGAAAAATATATGTAG
- the rsfS gene encoding ribosome silencing factor has product MKIALFGGSFDPPHAGHDAAVKAILSSLKPDLLIIMPSFLNPFKKSFSAPPQLRLRWCRALWNDAPGVEISDYEISQNRPVPTIQSVKFLLEKYGGNSKIAAETAAATSETQSADKISSAASSRASGAVMREISNSVGDKISSASKIPSAARNEISNASEITVTDEISCAVRNEISDVVKIPGAVESEILNAVTGKISSFVKASSAVGDEISNVNKIPSGNANCMADTDDANFVGSANSAGDTGGVNDADNASGADTAPKLYIVVGADNMAELHKWRDFSELQKLAEFIVLTRPGYEIPRQWAGLRRIEIAVDASSSGFRRDFKGEIPPKIAAEVIKFYKRKDMQDPKQRAEKIAEILNEKKAEDVQIIDMEGREYIAKFVVIATMLTARHAASLIEELKSVLKPLGEEFLAIESGDEWSVVDLGDIIVHLISEAYRAKYNIEDFLDKLKKEQF; this is encoded by the coding sequence GTGAAGATCGCGCTTTTCGGCGGCAGTTTCGATCCGCCGCATGCAGGACACGACGCCGCGGTGAAGGCGATCTTATCCAGCCTGAAGCCCGACTTGCTGATCATAATGCCGTCGTTTCTAAACCCGTTTAAAAAGAGTTTTTCGGCGCCTCCGCAGCTGCGGCTCAGATGGTGCCGCGCGCTGTGGAACGACGCCCCGGGCGTGGAGATAAGCGATTATGAAATTTCGCAAAACCGCCCGGTACCCACGATACAAAGCGTGAAATTTCTGCTCGAAAAATACGGCGGAAACAGCAAAATCGCGGCAGAGACGGCAGCCGCGACGAGCGAAACCCAAAGCGCGGATAAAATTTCAAGCGCCGCTTCAAGCAGAGCGTCCGGCGCCGTCATGAGAGAAATTTCAAACTCCGTCGGGGATAAAATTTCGAGCGCAAGCAAAATTCCGAGCGCTGCCCGAAATGAAATTTCAAATGCAAGCGAAATTACAGTAACAGATGAAATTTCATGTGCTGTCAGGAACGAAATTTCAGACGTTGTCAAAATTCCAGGTGCTGTCGAGAGTGAAATTTTAAACGCCGTCACAGGCAAAATTTCAAGCTTCGTCAAAGCCTCAAGTGCCGTTGGAGACGAAATTTCAAATGTAAACAAAATTCCAAGCGGTAATGCAAATTGCATGGCTGATACAGATGACGCGAATTTCGTGGGTAGCGCAAATAGTGCCGGTGACACAGGCGGCGTAAATGACGCGGATAATGCGAGCGGCGCAGACACCGCACCAAAGCTCTACATCGTCGTGGGTGCCGACAACATGGCCGAGCTTCATAAATGGCGAGATTTTAGCGAACTGCAGAAATTGGCGGAGTTTATCGTGCTTACGAGGCCCGGCTACGAGATCCCGCGGCAGTGGGCGGGCCTAAGGCGGATCGAGATTGCCGTAGATGCGAGCTCAAGCGGTTTTAGGCGAGATTTCAAAGGCGAAATCCCGCCCAAGATCGCAGCAGAGGTCATAAAATTTTATAAAAGGAAAGATATGCAAGATCCAAAGCAAAGGGCAGAAAAGATCGCCGAAATTTTAAACGAAAAGAAAGCCGAAGACGTCCAGATCATCGATATGGAGGGGCGCGAATATATCGCGAAATTCGTAGTTATCGCCACTATGCTGACCGCCCGCCACGCAGCCTCGCTCATCGAGGAGCTAAAAAGCGTGCTCAAGCCGCTCGGCGAGGAGTTTTTGGCTATCGAAAGCGGCGATGAGTGGAGCGTCGTCGATCTCGGCGACATCATAGTCCATCTCATCAGCGAGGCTTACCGCGCCAAATACAATATCGAGGACTTCCTCGACAAGCTCAAAAAAGAGCAATTTTAA
- a CDS encoding sodium-dependent transporter — translation MPRQTWSSKLTYILTVAGATIGFGCTWRFPYLVGQNGGGAYVLIFCIAMIVLGIPMILVENVIGRRALRNCVDAFAAPKKDGSRIKPAWKIVGIMGVIGAFGILAYYMVLGGWVLTYIVNIVSGNFDLSARITDPAFTQKFYADHIENSPLSVGGYTIVFIAINWYILKNGIIEGIEKFVKFLMPALFLCFIAVILTNLTLEGAKEGVKFYLSVDFAKITPKLLIDVLGQVFFALSLGFGVMITLSSFLNKDEKLMQTATITAVVNTLIAVLAGFMIFPSLFSAGLEPSSGSSLVFKSLPIAFSHMPFGNAVAVVFLSILLIAALTTSITIYQVIINFVEERFGFSTLKAVNLTLGGVFVLGNLPCILSSSVLADVKILGRSVFDAFDFVSANVFFVLTALLCCIYVGWVLKKDAIYELTNEGDLSARLAGVWFLYVKFILPLIIAVIFGYGIFG, via the coding sequence GTGCCGAGACAGACCTGGAGCAGCAAGCTCACATATATCTTAACCGTCGCAGGCGCCACGATCGGCTTTGGCTGCACGTGGCGGTTTCCGTATTTAGTCGGGCAAAACGGCGGCGGCGCCTACGTGCTCATATTTTGCATCGCGATGATCGTGCTTGGAATCCCGATGATCTTGGTAGAAAACGTCATCGGACGCCGCGCGCTAAGAAACTGCGTCGATGCCTTCGCAGCGCCTAAAAAGGACGGCTCGCGCATAAAGCCGGCATGGAAGATCGTAGGCATCATGGGCGTAATCGGTGCGTTTGGAATTTTAGCCTACTATATGGTTCTCGGCGGCTGGGTGCTAACCTATATCGTAAACATCGTAAGCGGCAACTTCGACCTCTCCGCGCGGATCACCGACCCCGCATTTACGCAGAAATTCTACGCAGATCACATCGAAAATAGCCCGCTTAGCGTCGGCGGCTACACGATCGTTTTCATAGCGATCAACTGGTACATTTTGAAAAACGGCATCATCGAGGGGATTGAAAAATTCGTAAAATTTCTAATGCCCGCGCTATTTTTATGCTTCATCGCAGTGATCCTTACAAATTTAACGCTTGAAGGGGCAAAGGAGGGCGTGAAATTTTACCTCAGCGTTGATTTTGCAAAGATCACGCCTAAGCTTTTGATCGACGTTTTGGGACAGGTCTTTTTCGCGCTCTCGCTCGGATTCGGCGTGATGATCACGCTGTCGAGCTTCCTTAATAAAGACGAGAAGCTGATGCAAACAGCCACCATCACCGCAGTCGTAAACACCCTCATCGCCGTGCTTGCGGGCTTTATGATCTTCCCATCGCTCTTTAGCGCAGGGCTTGAGCCGAGCAGCGGCTCGTCGCTGGTTTTTAAAAGCCTTCCGATCGCGTTTTCGCATATGCCGTTCGGCAACGCCGTCGCGGTGGTCTTTCTCTCGATTTTACTCATCGCCGCACTTACGACATCGATCACGATCTATCAGGTCATCATAAATTTCGTCGAGGAGCGCTTCGGCTTTTCAACGTTAAAGGCGGTAAATTTAACGCTCGGCGGCGTCTTCGTGCTCGGCAACCTGCCCTGCATACTCTCAAGCAGCGTGCTTGCGGACGTTAAAATTCTAGGGCGCTCGGTTTTCGATGCCTTCGACTTCGTAAGCGCGAACGTCTTTTTCGTGCTAACGGCGCTTCTGTGCTGCATCTACGTGGGCTGGGTGCTGAAAAAGGATGCGATCTACGAGCTCACCAACGAAGGCGATCTAAGCGCGCGGCTCGCGGGAGTTTGGTTTTTGTACGTCAAATTTATCCTGCCGCTGATCATCGCGGTGATCTTCGGATACGGGATTTTCGGCTAA
- a CDS encoding LysE family translocator, whose amino-acid sequence MLLFFLTIFPISLMPGINMTYALNLGIARGYLGALPALLAQVLGVAAVALACVFGVAGILLAHPAALSAIKILGGAYIFYLGVATFLARGNFKLQKQKRSENIFFQGLVVAVSNPKAWIFFTALFPPFLDADNLFGARTFALVATLCVSESICLSIYALGGAVLKNLLKTHLKYLEIFCSVLMCAIGLWMILG is encoded by the coding sequence ATGCTTTTGTTTTTCCTTACGATCTTTCCGATATCGCTGATGCCAGGCATCAACATGACCTATGCGCTAAATCTCGGCATCGCGCGCGGCTATCTTGGGGCGCTGCCTGCGTTGCTGGCGCAGGTGCTGGGCGTTGCAGCCGTGGCGCTTGCGTGTGTATTCGGCGTCGCGGGTATTCTGCTTGCGCACCCTGCGGCGCTTAGCGCGATTAAAATTTTAGGCGGCGCGTATATTTTCTATCTGGGCGTCGCGACCTTTTTAGCGCGCGGAAATTTTAAGCTGCAAAAACAAAAACGCAGCGAAAATATCTTCTTCCAAGGCCTCGTAGTCGCGGTCTCAAACCCCAAGGCGTGGATATTTTTTACCGCGCTCTTTCCGCCGTTTTTGGACGCGGACAATCTTTTCGGCGCGCGCACCTTCGCCCTCGTCGCTACGCTGTGCGTAAGCGAAAGCATCTGCCTTAGCATCTACGCGCTAGGCGGAGCGGTGCTAAAAAATCTTCTGAAAACCCACCTGAAATACCTCGAAATTTTCTGCTCGGTGCTGATGTGTGCGATCGGGCTTTGGATGATTTTGGGCTAA
- the sodB gene encoding superoxide dismutase [Fe] has product MFKLRELPFDAAHNAVVSKQTCDYHHGKHHATYVANLNKLTESGEFAGKGLYEIVTAANGGLFNNAAQVYNHDFYWDCIAKPSEPSAELKSALAENFADFKSEFLAAATAHFGSGWVWLAYDPKSGKLCIKATQNAATPVTEGLVPLLVVDVWEHAYYIDEYNARPKYLEKFYAGINWEFVSSAYEWAKKEGLGSVKFYIDELHGRD; this is encoded by the coding sequence ATGTTTAAACTTAGAGAGTTGCCGTTCGATGCGGCGCACAACGCGGTCGTAAGCAAGCAAACCTGTGATTATCACCATGGCAAGCACCACGCTACTTACGTGGCAAATTTAAATAAACTTACCGAATCGGGCGAGTTTGCAGGCAAGGGGCTTTACGAGATCGTAACGGCGGCTAACGGCGGGCTTTTTAACAACGCAGCGCAGGTTTACAACCACGATTTTTACTGGGATTGCATCGCAAAGCCTAGCGAGCCGTCTGCGGAGCTAAAATCGGCGCTAGCGGAAAATTTTGCGGATTTTAAAAGCGAGTTTTTGGCTGCCGCTACGGCGCATTTCGGCTCGGGCTGGGTGTGGCTCGCTTACGATCCGAAATCGGGCAAGCTTTGCATCAAAGCGACCCAAAATGCCGCTACGCCGGTGACCGAAGGGCTCGTGCCGCTTCTAGTCGTGGACGTTTGGGAGCACGCGTATTACATCGACGAGTACAATGCGCGCCCGAAATATCTGGAGAAATTCTACGCAGGCATCAACTGGGAGTTCGTCTCAAGCGCCTACGAATGGGCTAAAAAAGAGGGTCTCGGCTCTGTGAAATTTTATATAGACGAGCTTCACGGCAGAGATTAA
- a CDS encoding SMR family transporter has protein sequence MNTKGFVFILIGAFFECGWAYGLKHAASAYDWILTATCVIASFFIFMLALKYVGAALAYILYTGLGTIGAVILGVFIHREKISAHKAPLLFLIISSAVMFKLI, from the coding sequence ATGAACACCAAAGGCTTTGTTTTCATCCTCATCGGAGCGTTTTTTGAATGCGGCTGGGCTTACGGACTTAAGCACGCTGCTAGTGCGTACGATTGGATACTAACCGCCACCTGCGTAATTGCGAGCTTTTTTATATTTATGCTTGCTTTAAAATACGTCGGCGCGGCGCTCGCATACATCCTATACACGGGGCTCGGCACGATCGGCGCTGTGATCCTAGGCGTATTCATCCACCGCGAGAAAATTTCTGCGCACAAAGCGCCCCTCTTATTTCTCATAATTTCAAGCGCCGTGATGTTTAAATTAATTTAG
- the ribH gene encoding 6,7-dimethyl-8-ribityllumazine synthase — protein MKIIEGSLALKGSEKILIINARFNHIITDRLVEGAHDAFLRHGGKEENLSLMLVPGAFEIPIALEKALSSKLYDAVVCLGAVIRGSTPHFDYVSAEVSKGIASTMLKYGAPVTFGVLTTDNIEQAIERAGAKAGNKGFEAMSGAIELLSLFRNIKA, from the coding sequence ATGAAAATCATCGAAGGCTCGCTTGCTCTTAAAGGCAGCGAAAAAATTCTAATCATCAACGCCCGCTTCAACCACATCATCACCGATCGCCTAGTCGAAGGGGCGCACGATGCGTTTTTGCGCCACGGCGGCAAGGAGGAAAATTTAAGCCTGATGCTTGTTCCTGGCGCTTTTGAGATCCCGATCGCGCTTGAAAAGGCGCTATCTTCCAAGCTCTACGACGCCGTCGTCTGCCTAGGCGCGGTTATCCGCGGCTCTACACCACATTTTGACTACGTAAGCGCCGAGGTAAGCAAAGGCATCGCGAGCACCATGCTAAAATACGGCGCTCCCGTAACTTTCGGCGTGCTGACTACTGATAATATCGAGCAAGCGATCGAGCGAGCAGGCGCAAAGGCCGGTAACAAGGGCTTTGAAGCGATGAGTGGCGCGATCGAGCTTCTAAGTCTATTTCGCAACATAAAGGCTTAA
- the pyrF gene encoding orotidine-5'-phosphate decarboxylase yields MKLCVALDLGSKQQCLQLAEGLADFADKIWLKVGLRAYLRDGAGFIGELKKLGNFKIFLDLKLYDIPNTMADAAEEIARLSVDMINVHASSGKRAMATVMERLDRLASRPLVLAVSALTSFDEMEFSAVYEQNLSDAVRKFGVMSYEAGLDGMVCSAFESRLIKDATSANFITLCPGVRPFGESAADQKRVADLGVAREAGADFIVVGRPIYQSADPREICERILGQI; encoded by the coding sequence GTGAAGCTCTGCGTCGCGCTTGATCTGGGCTCGAAGCAGCAGTGCTTACAGTTAGCGGAGGGACTTGCGGATTTTGCGGATAAAATTTGGCTAAAAGTGGGCTTGCGAGCCTATTTGCGTGACGGAGCGGGTTTTATAGGGGAGCTAAAAAAGCTTGGAAATTTTAAAATTTTTCTCGATCTAAAGCTCTACGACATCCCAAATACGATGGCTGATGCCGCCGAGGAGATCGCCAGACTCAGCGTCGACATGATAAATGTGCATGCAAGCAGCGGCAAGCGCGCGATGGCTACCGTGATGGAGCGACTGGACAGGCTAGCTTCGCGTCCGCTGGTGCTTGCAGTCTCTGCGCTAACTAGCTTTGACGAGATGGAATTTAGTGCGGTTTACGAGCAAAATTTAAGCGACGCCGTGCGAAAATTTGGCGTGATGAGCTACGAAGCGGGGCTTGACGGCATGGTCTGCTCGGCGTTCGAGAGCCGCCTGATAAAGGACGCCACGAGTGCAAATTTTATCACGCTCTGCCCGGGCGTACGGCCGTTTGGCGAGAGTGCGGCAGATCAAAAGCGAGTGGCGGATCTGGGCGTCGCGCGCGAGGCGGGAGCTGATTTTATCGTGGTAGGTCGGCCGATCTATCAAAGCGCCGATCCTCGCGAAATTTGCGAACGGATTTTAGGTCAAATTTAG